TGGTCTTCCGCGAGGAAGCCGGTGATGATGGGGACGACGCCGTCCATGTCGGCGGCGATCGCTTCCGCGCGCCGTTTCGTCTCCTCGACGTCGACCTCGCCGAGTTCGTTCGTGATGACCGGCCAGTCGGGGTGTCCGGGTTCGAGGAAGACGGCGTTGACGTCGCGGACCGAGAGCGCGGCCTTCAGCATTCGGACGCTCGTCCGCTCGCCCATCGAGACGATTTCGGCGCGGTCGGCGTCGTCGGTCTCGAAGGTGATGTCGTCGAGGAGGTCGTCGGTCGTCGACCCCATCGCGCTCGCGACGACCGCGATCTCGTGGCCCGACTCGACGGCGTTCGCGACCGAGTCCGCCGCGCGTTCGATCCGGTCGCCGCTGCCGAGGCTCGTGCCGCCGAACTTGGCGACTACGCGCATACGGCCACCTCGGCGGCGAGTCGTCGGGTCGACGGCTTCGGGCGGCCCGTAATAGAGCGCGAGCGAGACGGCACACCGAGGGTGCGATCGGTAGACATGGGCGCCCGTAACGGAGGAAGCCGCATAACTGTGTCTTCTTCGTCAAGGGTCACCAAACTGACCATATCGGCAACGGGAGGCGAGTCTATCGGGAGAATTCGATCGATTGTTCGGATAACGGGGGTGAAGTAGGCGGATGACGAAGCCACGGATGTCGGGTGGCGGAGGTTGCAGGTGGGAAGGGCTGGAGGTAGAGGGAGGTTACAGGTGGGAAGGGCTGGAGGTAGAGGGAGAGTATGAAGAAGACGGGGCGACAGTCGTCAGTTACTCGTCGGAGATGCCCCACGCGTCGGGCATCTCGATGACGTACCGTCCGTCTTCCTGTAAGGAGATGATGTACTCCTGGCGGTCGTACAGCTCCATCAGGTTGAGTTCGTACTTGCCGGGGCTGACGATCCGGATGCTCTCGAACTGCTCGTTGAGTTCGTCGCGGAGGTCGTCGATGTCGGGACGGTGGCCTTCTGGGTGGGCGGCCGGGTCGGAGTCGGGCGAGGAGTCGGCGTCGACATCTCGACTCGCGCGGTCGAGTTCGTCCGGAGAGACGACGTCGGAACGAGCGCTCGCCTGCGCGACGTCCTCTTCGCTTCGGTCGCGGATGTGTTCCGAGTCCGTGCGCTGAGCGTCTGCGGATTCTGGAGAAGCGTCTGCGGGTTCTGGAGAAGCGGCTTCGGAATCTGGATCGTGTGCGGGTTCCGGAGGAGACGCAGACGGTTGGGTCGTGGTCTGTCGGTCGTGGTCAGCAGATTGATCGGGATTAGTCGGGTGATCGGAATCTTCCGGTTGATCGGAGTCGGCCGATTGGTCAGGGGCGGGTGTGGATGAACGGTCAGGGGCGGGTGTGGATGAACGGTCAGGGGCGGGCGTGGATGAACGGCCCGTAGAGCCGGTTGCACGACCGGCGGCGGGCGACGGACTGTCGTCCGCCGACGCGCCGGCGGGTTTGAACTGGAACTTGTTCCCCCCGCAGTCGGGGCAGCCGGAAAGCATCTCCTTGGAGCCGTC
This genomic window from Halorubrum sp. PV6 contains:
- a CDS encoding Zn-ribbon domain-containing protein; this translates as MPHQCTTCGRTFPDGSKEMLSGCPDCGGNKFQFKPAGASADDSPSPAAGRATGSTGRSSTPAPDRSSTPAPDRSSTPAPDQSADSDQPEDSDHPTNPDQSADHDRQTTTQPSASPPEPAHDPDSEAASPEPADASPESADAQRTDSEHIRDRSEEDVAQASARSDVVSPDELDRASRDVDADSSPDSDPAAHPEGHRPDIDDLRDELNEQFESIRIVSPGKYELNLMELYDRQEYIISLQEDGRYVIEMPDAWGISDE